Proteins encoded together in one Flavobacterium keumense window:
- the upp gene encoding uracil phosphoribosyltransferase encodes MQIHHLSENNSVLNHFLGQIRDVNIHNDSLRFRKNMERIGEIMAYEMSKSLDYQAVTIPTPLGTKPTHYIKNPLVICSVLRAGLTLHNGFLNYFDAAENGFISAYRHHPNNDDFFEIIVQYQAVADINNKTVVVVDPMLATGQSIVAVFKRLMERGTPSEIHIAVVIAAPEGIAHLETELPDTCHLWIAATDDHLNEHSYIVPGLGDAGDLAYGQKL; translated from the coding sequence ATGCAAATTCATCATCTGTCTGAAAACAATAGTGTTCTGAATCATTTCTTAGGTCAAATTCGCGATGTGAATATCCATAACGACAGCCTCCGTTTTAGAAAAAACATGGAACGCATAGGCGAAATTATGGCGTATGAAATGAGTAAAAGTTTAGACTATCAAGCGGTTACTATTCCAACACCTTTGGGAACAAAACCGACTCATTACATCAAAAATCCATTAGTAATTTGTTCTGTTTTACGTGCTGGTTTAACACTACACAATGGGTTTTTAAACTATTTTGATGCCGCTGAAAACGGGTTTATTTCGGCCTACCGCCACCACCCCAACAACGACGATTTTTTTGAAATTATAGTGCAATACCAAGCGGTTGCTGATATTAACAACAAAACGGTTGTAGTGGTTGATCCTATGCTGGCTACCGGACAATCTATTGTAGCTGTTTTTAAACGATTGATGGAAAGAGGTACTCCTTCCGAAATTCATATAGCGGTAGTAATTGCTGCACCAGAAGGAATTGCACATTTAGAAACGGAATTGCCTGACACTTGTCATCTTTGGATAGCCGCCACAGACGACCACCTCAACGAGCATAGTTATATTGTTCCAGGATTGGGCGATGCGGGCGATTTGGCTTACGGCCAAAAATTATAA
- a CDS encoding DUF4254 domain-containing protein yields MFSKLAYSVFEQSIQDYHQFDNVDQPINNPFPKEQFEHLLYLKNWIDTVQWHFEDIIRDPNIDPVAALTLKRRIDASNQERTDMVEYIDSYFLQKYSHVKVKVDAKINSESPAWAFDRLSILALKIYHMQEEVSRPDASQEHKDKCQEKLNVLLEQRTDLSTAIDDLLTDIENGNKFMKVYKQMKMYNDDDLNPVLYQNKK; encoded by the coding sequence ATGTTTTCAAAATTAGCCTATTCAGTATTTGAACAAAGTATTCAAGATTATCATCAATTTGATAATGTAGATCAACCCATTAATAATCCTTTTCCAAAGGAACAATTTGAACATTTATTGTATCTAAAAAACTGGATCGATACGGTGCAATGGCATTTTGAAGATATTATTCGTGACCCCAATATTGACCCGGTTGCGGCTTTGACTTTGAAAAGAAGAATTGATGCTTCCAATCAAGAACGTACCGATATGGTGGAATATATTGATAGTTATTTTCTTCAAAAATACAGTCATGTTAAAGTAAAAGTAGATGCAAAAATCAATTCTGAAAGTCCAGCTTGGGCATTTGATAGATTGTCTATTTTGGCTTTGAAAATTTACCACATGCAAGAAGAGGTAAGTCGGCCAGACGCTTCACAAGAACACAAAGACAAGTGTCAAGAAAAACTAAACGTCCTTTTAGAACAAAGAACCGATTTATCGACTGCTATTGACGATTTGTTGACCGACATTGAAAACGGAAACAAATTCATGAAAGTGTACAAACAAATGAAAATGTACAACGACGATGATTTAAATCCGGTTTTGTACCAAAACAAAAAATAA
- a CDS encoding glycosyltransferase family 9 protein, with protein sequence MRLSAMGDVAMTVPVLRALVNQYPELKITVISRPFFQPFFKDIPNLHFFAFDEKERHKGVLGLWRLFQDLKRLQIDAFADLHNVLRSKVVRSLFALSGKKVSFVDKGRAEKKALTRAENKNFRPLTTMFERHRLVFESLGFPIDLSRPQFPLQAPITQLELATIVAQSQKLIGIAPFAQYDSKVYPLDLMKEVIDTLAQNQEHTILLFGGGQNEKEQLQNLAGDKNNVINMAGKIPFQEELDLISNLDVMLSMDSGNAHIAAMLGVPVVTLWGATHPYAGFLPFNQTLDNALVSDRNQYPQLPTSVYGNKKVAGYENAMRTILPEQVVTRIAEVLKR encoded by the coding sequence ATGAGACTTTCTGCAATGGGAGATGTCGCTATGACGGTTCCTGTTTTACGGGCGTTGGTAAACCAATATCCTGAACTGAAAATCACAGTAATTTCAAGACCGTTTTTTCAACCTTTTTTCAAGGATATTCCAAATCTACATTTCTTTGCTTTTGACGAAAAAGAACGTCATAAAGGAGTTTTAGGTTTGTGGCGGTTGTTCCAAGATTTAAAAAGGTTACAAATTGATGCGTTTGCGGATTTACATAACGTGTTGCGTTCCAAAGTAGTTCGGAGTTTATTTGCTTTAAGCGGTAAAAAAGTCAGTTTTGTAGATAAAGGACGCGCCGAGAAAAAAGCGTTAACACGCGCTGAAAATAAAAATTTCCGGCCTTTGACCACGATGTTTGAAAGACACCGATTGGTTTTTGAAAGCTTAGGGTTTCCAATCGATTTGTCTCGACCTCAATTTCCTCTCCAAGCACCTATTACACAACTTGAATTAGCGACAATTGTGGCTCAATCACAAAAGCTAATTGGGATTGCGCCTTTTGCCCAATACGATTCCAAAGTCTATCCACTGGATTTAATGAAGGAAGTAATCGATACTTTAGCCCAAAATCAAGAACACACTATTTTGCTCTTTGGCGGAGGCCAAAACGAAAAAGAACAACTTCAAAACTTAGCAGGAGATAAAAATAACGTCATCAACATGGCAGGAAAAATCCCTTTTCAAGAGGAATTGGATTTGATCAGCAACTTAGACGTGATGTTGTCTATGGATTCGGGCAATGCGCATATAGCGGCCATGTTGGGTGTTCCCGTAGTTACTCTTTGGGGTGCCACCCATCCATATGCGGGATTTTTGCCTTTTAATCAAACATTAGACAATGCTTTGGTGTCCGACAGAAATCAATATCCACAATTGCCGACGTCGGTCTATGGCAATAAAAAAGTAGCGGGTTATGAAAACGCCATGCGAACTATTCTTCCTGAGCAAGTGGTGACCCGAATAGCTGAGGTTCTTAAGAGGTAA
- a CDS encoding ferredoxin--NADP reductase → MSSFLKLIIKEVKRETKDAVSILFSVPEELQSNYTFIAGQYINLRLTLDNQEIRRAYSICSAPDSGELRIAVKAVPNGLFSQFANTKLKAGDVLEVGNPEGKFTFEPQADRQRNYAAFVAGSGITPVLSILKSALKSEPKSTFVLVYGNKSPEETIFHQELHDLQSQYVGRLFVHYVYSQANVAAALSGRIDKTTVNYILNEKHASLEFDKFYLCGPEAMINKVSEALKEKNIKESNIKFELFSASAKEHTIEQSLEGHAQITVMVDDEETTFEMSAKQTILDAALKQGIDAPYSCQGGICSSCLARVTEGTAEMTKNSILTDKEVASGLILTCQAHPTSATIRVDFDDV, encoded by the coding sequence ATGTCTTCCTTTTTAAAATTAATCATTAAAGAAGTGAAACGCGAAACCAAAGACGCTGTTTCCATACTTTTTTCAGTTCCTGAAGAATTACAATCCAACTATACTTTCATTGCTGGTCAATACATTAACCTGCGATTGACTTTGGACAATCAAGAAATTCGTCGCGCCTATTCAATCTGTTCTGCTCCGGATAGTGGCGAATTACGAATTGCGGTAAAAGCCGTTCCTAATGGACTTTTTTCGCAGTTTGCCAATACCAAACTTAAAGCAGGAGACGTTCTTGAAGTGGGAAACCCAGAAGGGAAATTCACTTTTGAACCTCAGGCTGATCGTCAACGTAACTATGCCGCTTTTGTGGCGGGTAGCGGTATTACACCTGTTCTTTCTATTTTGAAATCGGCGTTAAAAAGTGAACCAAAAAGCACCTTTGTTTTGGTATACGGAAACAAATCGCCTGAAGAAACCATTTTTCACCAAGAATTACACGATTTACAATCCCAATATGTGGGGCGTTTATTTGTACACTATGTCTATAGCCAAGCAAATGTAGCTGCTGCTTTGTCTGGACGCATTGACAAAACTACAGTGAATTATATCCTGAACGAAAAACACGCCAGTTTGGAATTTGACAAATTCTATTTGTGTGGGCCTGAAGCAATGATTAACAAGGTTTCGGAAGCTTTAAAAGAAAAAAATATCAAGGAATCCAATATCAAATTTGAATTATTTTCGGCTTCTGCCAAAGAACATACTATCGAACAATCGTTAGAAGGACATGCGCAAATTACGGTAATGGTGGACGATGAAGAAACGACTTTTGAAATGTCGGCCAAACAAACCATTCTGGATGCTGCTTTAAAACAAGGTATTGATGCTCCTTATTCTTGTCAAGGCGGAATTTGTAGTAGTTGTTTAGCGCGCGTTACCGAAGGAACTGCCGAAATGACTAAAAACTCTATCCTAACCGACAAAGAAGTCGCTAGCGGATTGATCTTGACCTGTCAAGCACATCCTACATCAGCTACGATTCGAGTGGATTTTGATGATGTTTAG
- a CDS encoding DUF5687 family protein: MKFILHFLSLEWKSFSRSASFGTNLAIKILLAILALLYSFALLSMGIGLYYGLKENHLDPLVQINTFLIYYFLFDLGMRFLWQKIPVMNIRPMLILPIKKSTIVHFSLGKTALSFFNLMHVFFFLPFSVVLFIENHPIESILSWHLAMFSLVYINNFINVLFSNKDNLFGILLVVIVVLGGLQHYGYFNITDYSAPFFESLFHIPGLFLVPLLLLIGLYKITYDFFKNQLYLDAGLATKSTVAKTENFTWLNQLGTLGTFLKNDIKLIKRNKRSKTTVGMSILFLFYGFLFFNENFHQPQAIQIFAGIFVTGGFLFTFGQFVPSWDSQYYPLMMTQNISYKNYLTSKWWLIVIATVLSTLLASFYIYLGWQVYLTILAGAVYNIGINSHLVLYAGAYTKTPIDLTSSKGAFGDKKAFNLQTTLISLPKVLLPVLLYALGKNMEGPNTGLALVAGAGLIGFALRDRVFSQIEKVYKIEKYKTIQAYKQNN; this comes from the coding sequence ATGAAGTTTATTCTACATTTTCTCTCGCTGGAATGGAAATCGTTTTCCCGTTCGGCTTCTTTTGGAACGAATCTCGCTATAAAGATTCTATTGGCCATTCTGGCTTTATTGTATTCTTTTGCGCTTCTATCCATGGGAATTGGGTTGTATTATGGCCTTAAAGAGAATCATTTAGACCCTTTAGTTCAAATCAACACCTTTTTGATTTACTATTTCCTTTTTGATTTAGGGATGCGTTTTTTATGGCAAAAAATCCCCGTAATGAACATTCGCCCTATGCTAATTTTGCCCATTAAAAAAAGTACAATTGTTCATTTTTCTCTAGGGAAAACCGCTTTGTCTTTTTTTAACTTAATGCACGTTTTTTTCTTTCTGCCTTTCTCAGTGGTGTTGTTCATAGAAAATCATCCAATTGAGAGCATTCTTTCTTGGCATTTGGCTATGTTTTCGTTGGTGTACATCAACAATTTCATTAATGTGCTCTTTAGCAACAAAGACAATTTATTTGGAATTTTACTAGTAGTTATAGTTGTTTTAGGCGGATTACAACATTACGGCTATTTCAACATTACGGATTATTCGGCACCTTTTTTTGAAAGCCTATTTCACATTCCAGGATTATTTTTAGTCCCACTTCTATTGCTTATAGGATTGTATAAAATCACCTATGATTTTTTTAAAAACCAATTGTATTTAGATGCTGGATTAGCTACTAAATCGACGGTTGCCAAAACTGAAAATTTCACTTGGCTAAATCAGTTAGGGACTTTAGGCACGTTTTTAAAAAACGATATTAAATTAATCAAGCGAAACAAGCGTTCTAAAACCACGGTAGGGATGAGTATTTTGTTTTTGTTTTATGGCTTTCTTTTTTTCAATGAAAATTTCCACCAACCCCAAGCCATACAAATTTTTGCGGGGATTTTTGTCACAGGTGGCTTTTTGTTCACTTTTGGTCAGTTTGTACCTAGTTGGGATAGCCAATATTACCCATTGATGATGACCCAAAACATTTCATACAAAAACTATTTAACTTCAAAATGGTGGTTAATTGTGATTGCAACTGTACTTTCTACCCTTTTAGCTTCCTTTTATATTTATCTTGGTTGGCAGGTATATTTAACCATTTTGGCGGGAGCGGTTTACAACATTGGAATCAATTCTCATTTAGTTTTGTACGCGGGTGCTTATACCAAAACGCCTATTGATTTAACCTCAAGTAAAGGCGCTTTTGGTGATAAAAAAGCATTTAATCTACAAACGACTTTAATTTCGTTACCCAAAGTCTTGTTGCCAGTTTTATTATATGCTTTAGGCAAAAACATGGAAGGTCCAAACACAGGCTTAGCTCTTGTGGCAGGTGCTGGACTAATAGGTTTTGCATTACGCGACCGGGTTTTTTCTCAAATTGAAAAAGTCTACAAAATAGAGAAATACAAAACCATTCAAGCCTACAAACAAAACAATTAA
- a CDS encoding ABC transporter ATP-binding protein, translating to MIQINQLSKKYNGTTVLQIDNLSIPKGQSFGLVGNNGAGKTTFFSLLLDLIQPTTGEIINNEIPVSTSENWKSFTTSFIDESFLIGYLTPEEYFNFIGDLRGQNKAEIDALLQKHQDFFNGEILENKKYLRDLSKGNQKKVGIIAALIGNPEVVVLDEPFANLDPTTVNRLKKIIKELAENPKTTILVSSHDLQHTVEVCDRIVVLNKGEVVKDIITSDETLQELEAFFAV from the coding sequence ATGATCCAAATCAACCAACTTTCAAAAAAATACAACGGAACAACCGTTTTACAAATCGATAATTTAAGTATTCCAAAAGGACAAAGTTTTGGACTAGTAGGCAATAATGGCGCAGGTAAAACTACTTTTTTCAGTTTGCTTTTGGATTTAATCCAACCTACAACCGGCGAAATCATCAATAACGAAATTCCTGTTTCTACTAGTGAAAACTGGAAATCCTTTACCACTTCTTTCATAGACGAAAGCTTCTTAATTGGGTATTTGACGCCCGAAGAATATTTCAATTTCATTGGTGATTTACGAGGTCAAAACAAAGCCGAGATTGATGCTTTACTTCAAAAACATCAAGATTTTTTTAATGGAGAAATACTTGAAAATAAAAAATACTTGCGCGATTTGTCTAAAGGGAATCAAAAGAAAGTGGGAATTATTGCTGCTTTGATAGGTAATCCTGAGGTGGTGGTTTTAGACGAGCCTTTTGCTAATTTAGATCCCACCACAGTCAATCGATTAAAAAAAATCATTAAAGAATTAGCCGAAAATCCAAAGACAACCATCTTGGTTTCAAGTCACGACTTACAACACACCGTTGAAGTTTGCGATAGAATTGTGGTATTAAATAAAGGAGAGGTGGTTAAAGATATTATCACGTCTGATGAAACACTTCAAGAACTCGAAGCCTTTTTTGCGGTTTAA
- a CDS encoding tetratricopeptide repeat protein, protein MKINRSQHIFSFFLLLFIVACSTKKNTFVSRNYHALTTKYNVLYNGGVAFDKGIADINTKSKNNFWKRLPVEKMEMSDGSILDTAKNANFDLAETKATKGIQKHSMNIGGKEYNYQTDEAYLMLGKARYYSQRFVPALDAFNYILYKYPNSSKIHEAKIWREKTNMRLGNEALAIKNLSKLLKDFKLNKQLVANANAVLAEAFLNLEEKDSAVVKLQVAEKATKINTEKARYRFILGQLYEELGKRELALSSYQSVIDMNRKADREYRIQAYARKAQLFDFQNGDKAQITKMFAQLVENRENRPFLDLIYHQMGVFYDKSNDIELALKNYNLSLKKVKDNTYLAASNYRNIGNMYFKSTNFPLAAKYYDSTLVKLDKKTREFAQIEKVRKNLDDVIKYDALAVTNDSILKVVSLSETDRIVYFGKYIDELKKKEEKQALLVKIQQEAIKNFEHSGNSDLPGTTLLNTKTAVRTLPKLDSGSSTSSTFYFYNPTTVAFGQLEFKKNWGKRNPNGFWRMKTSSANSTTDTPLSDATPLQVTTKTIDKPDDKYSVDYYLNQIPSDKKVLDSINQIRNFAFYQLGIIYKEKFKEYALATAKLEKILEQNPEEKLVLPTMYNLYKIYQITDATKATAMKNRIVSQYPGSRYAQIISNTDTNSSNLETPEKIYNQFYKLFQEQQFVEVLEKLNTAIIQFSGDEILPKMELLRANTQAKLFGLEAYKKALEEVAEQYSNSEEGKQAQEILNNQIPILEKMEFSSAAKSWKILFKVGLKTDSLTQETQAKIKKFIEDEKISNHSYSYDVYTDKENFIVIHNIKSEAYANDIINYMTVNKQYTINQPAIVISSDNYKIVQIKKNLDRYLASKKQ, encoded by the coding sequence TTGAAAATAAATAGATCTCAACATATCTTCAGTTTTTTTCTGTTGCTTTTTATAGTGGCTTGTTCTACTAAGAAAAACACTTTTGTATCGCGAAATTACCACGCACTAACCACCAAGTACAATGTACTTTATAACGGGGGAGTCGCTTTTGATAAAGGAATTGCAGATATTAATACAAAAAGCAAAAACAATTTTTGGAAACGATTGCCCGTCGAAAAAATGGAAATGTCAGACGGCTCAATTTTAGATACTGCCAAGAATGCCAATTTTGATTTAGCAGAAACAAAAGCCACAAAAGGAATTCAGAAGCACTCCATGAACATTGGAGGAAAGGAGTACAATTATCAAACAGACGAAGCATATTTAATGCTTGGAAAAGCGAGATATTACAGCCAGCGATTTGTTCCTGCTTTGGACGCGTTTAATTATATTTTGTACAAATATCCCAATAGTAGTAAAATTCATGAGGCAAAAATTTGGCGCGAAAAAACCAATATGCGTCTAGGGAATGAAGCTTTAGCAATTAAAAATTTAAGTAAGCTATTAAAAGACTTTAAATTAAATAAACAATTGGTAGCGAATGCCAATGCCGTTTTGGCAGAAGCCTTTTTGAATTTAGAAGAAAAGGACAGTGCGGTAGTAAAATTGCAGGTGGCCGAAAAAGCAACTAAAATTAATACAGAGAAAGCCCGATATCGATTCATTTTAGGGCAGTTGTATGAAGAATTAGGTAAAAGAGAATTGGCATTATCTAGTTATCAATCAGTGATTGACATGAATCGAAAAGCAGATAGAGAATACCGTATTCAGGCGTATGCGAGAAAAGCCCAATTATTTGATTTTCAAAATGGCGATAAAGCTCAAATAACTAAAATGTTTGCCCAATTGGTTGAAAATCGGGAAAACCGCCCTTTTTTAGATTTGATTTACCATCAAATGGGGGTGTTTTATGATAAAAGCAATGATATAGAATTGGCTTTAAAAAATTACAATCTATCATTAAAAAAAGTAAAAGACAACACGTATTTAGCGGCTTCAAATTATCGAAATATAGGTAATATGTATTTTAAAAGCACTAATTTTCCTTTGGCTGCAAAATATTATGACAGTACTTTAGTTAAGTTAGATAAAAAAACTAGAGAATTTGCACAAATTGAAAAAGTCCGAAAAAACCTGGACGATGTGATCAAATACGACGCATTAGCAGTAACAAATGATAGCATTTTAAAAGTAGTGTCTCTGTCTGAAACCGATAGGATCGTTTATTTTGGTAAATATATTGACGAATTAAAAAAGAAAGAGGAAAAACAAGCCCTTTTAGTAAAAATACAGCAAGAAGCTATAAAGAATTTCGAACACTCAGGTAATTCCGATTTGCCAGGAACAACATTATTAAATACCAAAACGGCGGTTCGAACACTTCCAAAATTAGACTCAGGAAGTAGCACTTCAAGCACATTTTATTTTTATAATCCTACCACAGTGGCTTTTGGTCAGTTGGAATTCAAAAAAAATTGGGGAAAACGAAATCCGAATGGGTTTTGGAGAATGAAAACCAGTTCAGCAAATTCAACAACAGATACCCCTTTATCCGATGCAACACCACTACAAGTAACCACTAAAACTATTGACAAACCGGACGACAAATATTCGGTGGATTATTATTTAAATCAAATACCTTCTGATAAAAAAGTACTCGACAGCATCAATCAAATACGCAATTTTGCGTTTTATCAATTGGGGATTATTTACAAAGAAAAGTTCAAAGAATACGCTTTGGCTACAGCCAAATTAGAAAAAATATTGGAACAAAATCCAGAAGAGAAATTGGTTTTGCCAACGATGTATAATTTGTACAAAATCTATCAAATTACAGATGCAACTAAGGCAACGGCAATGAAAAACCGTATTGTCTCGCAATATCCGGGCTCGCGTTATGCGCAAATTATCAGTAATACGGATACCAATAGTTCCAATCTCGAAACTCCAGAAAAAATATACAATCAATTTTATAAATTGTTTCAAGAACAACAGTTTGTGGAAGTTTTAGAAAAATTAAATACTGCAATCATTCAATTTTCGGGTGATGAAATTCTTCCAAAAATGGAGTTGTTACGCGCCAATACACAGGCAAAATTGTTTGGACTAGAAGCTTACAAAAAAGCATTGGAAGAAGTGGCCGAACAGTATTCTAATTCCGAAGAAGGCAAACAAGCACAAGAAATCTTGAACAATCAAATCCCGATTTTGGAAAAAATGGAGTTTAGTTCGGCGGCTAAAAGTTGGAAAATTTTGTTTAAAGTAGGTTTAAAAACAGATTCTTTAACTCAAGAAACACAAGCAAAAATCAAAAAATTCATTGAAGATGAGAAAATCAGCAACCACTCGTATTCGTATGATGTCTATACTGATAAAGAAAATTTTATAGTTATTCATAATATAAAGTCAGAGGCCTATGCCAATGATATAATCAATTACATGACTGTAAATAAACAATATACGATTAATCAACCCGCGATTGTCATTTCGAGTGATAATTATAAAATAGTCCAAATCAAGAAAAACTTAGACCGCTATTTAGCCTCAAAAAAGCAGTAA
- a CDS encoding bactofilin family protein, with protein sequence MFEKKTKSYTDLLGKTNRIVEGTRIKGNIYSVADFRLDGELTGNFQCEGKIVIGPAGIVVGDIDCKSADIEGRFSGKIQVVELLNIKATAAIYGEVTVGKLSVEPGADFSATCTMKTNPPQANNGE encoded by the coding sequence ATGTTTGAAAAAAAAACCAAATCCTACACCGATCTTTTAGGAAAAACGAACCGAATTGTTGAAGGAACTCGAATAAAAGGAAATATTTATTCTGTGGCTGATTTTAGATTAGACGGAGAGTTAACGGGTAATTTTCAATGTGAAGGGAAAATAGTTATTGGGCCAGCCGGAATAGTTGTAGGGGATATTGATTGTAAAAGCGCCGATATTGAAGGGCGTTTTAGTGGAAAAATCCAAGTGGTTGAATTACTGAATATCAAAGCAACAGCTGCTATTTATGGCGAAGTGACTGTGGGGAAATTATCGGTAGAGCCCGGTGCTGATTTTAGTGCAACCTGTACTATGAAAACAAATCCTCCCCAAGCAAATAATGGAGAATAA
- a CDS encoding AtpZ/AtpI family protein translates to MENKKNKKPFNKWLALINIPIQMGVVIFVFSYMGNWLDETHPSPIFYYHKISVLLGVFLALYNTIRQVNDINKSDFN, encoded by the coding sequence ATGGAGAATAAAAAAAACAAAAAACCATTCAATAAATGGTTGGCATTAATCAATATTCCCATTCAGATGGGGGTTGTTATTTTTGTTTTTTCATATATGGGGAATTGGTTAGATGAAACACATCCAAGCCCTATTTTTTATTACCATAAAATAAGTGTTCTATTGGGTGTTTTTTTAGCGCTTTACAACACCATAAGACAAGTAAATGACATCAACAAATCCGATTTCAATTGA
- the atpB gene encoding F0F1 ATP synthase subunit A has product MVISNKPLQFILVALVACLPLISLANPVEKAEKEHTEVAHEESTDIKAEIKEFINHHLLDSHSFYFNANKETGEHYGFSLPIILWDNGLQIFSSAEFHHGPVTDVAEHNGNFYKLHHEKIYKTDAKGTLTEEHGHPTNAQPLDLSITKSVVGILFVALLMFFLFRGLAKSYAKNGGIASGAGRFFEPLVLYVRDEIAIPNIGEKNYKKYMSYLLTIFFFIFFLNLLGLTPLGFNVTGNIAITFSLAILTYLITTFSANKDYWAHIFWMPGVPTPMKFILAPIELLGTVIKPFSLMIRLYANILAGHVVLMSIIGLMFIFKSWIGSSLSFGLAFALSILEILVAFLQAYIFTMLSALYFGAGNEEHHHEEAH; this is encoded by the coding sequence ATGGTGATTTCAAACAAACCACTTCAATTCATACTAGTAGCTTTAGTAGCTTGTCTTCCTTTGATTAGTTTGGCTAATCCCGTTGAAAAAGCGGAAAAAGAGCATACAGAAGTAGCTCATGAAGAATCTACCGATATTAAAGCTGAAATAAAAGAGTTTATCAATCACCACTTATTAGATTCACATTCTTTTTATTTTAATGCCAATAAAGAAACAGGAGAACACTACGGTTTTTCATTGCCTATTATTTTATGGGATAATGGGTTGCAAATATTTTCTTCAGCTGAATTTCACCACGGACCTGTAACAGATGTTGCAGAGCACAACGGGAATTTCTACAAATTACACCACGAGAAAATTTATAAAACTGATGCCAAAGGGACGCTTACTGAGGAGCACGGTCATCCTACCAATGCGCAACCACTAGATTTGTCTATTACAAAAAGCGTGGTGGGAATTTTATTTGTGGCTTTATTAATGTTTTTCTTGTTCAGAGGTTTGGCAAAATCATATGCTAAAAATGGCGGAATTGCATCTGGAGCTGGACGTTTCTTTGAACCGTTAGTTTTATATGTAAGAGACGAAATTGCGATTCCTAACATTGGAGAGAAAAACTACAAGAAATACATGAGTTATTTATTAACTATATTTTTCTTTATTTTCTTTTTAAATCTCTTGGGGTTGACACCACTAGGATTTAATGTTACAGGAAACATTGCCATTACCTTTTCGTTGGCTATTTTAACGTATTTAATTACCACTTTTTCTGCTAACAAAGATTATTGGGCGCATATCTTTTGGATGCCAGGAGTGCCAACACCAATGAAATTTATTTTAGCTCCAATTGAATTATTAGGTACAGTGATCAAACCATTTTCATTAATGATTCGTTTGTATGCTAATATTTTGGCTGGACACGTGGTATTAATGAGCATCATAGGTTTGATGTTTATATTTAAAAGCTGGATTGGAAGTTCGTTGTCATTTGGATTGGCATTTGCACTTTCTATCCTTGAAATATTAGTAGCGTTTTTACAAGCGTATATTTTCACGATGTTGTCTGCTTTGTATTTTGGTGCTGGAAACGAAGAACACCACCACGAAGAGGCGCATTAG
- the atpE gene encoding ATP synthase F0 subunit C, with amino-acid sequence MQIPTIVGAGLIVIGAGLGIGKIGGSAMDAIARQPEASGKIQTAMLIAAALIEGIGFAALFAA; translated from the coding sequence ATGCAAATTCCAACTATTGTAGGAGCAGGATTAATTGTAATCGGAGCAGGTTTAGGTATTGGTAAAATTGGTGGTTCAGCAATGGACGCAATTGCACGTCAACCAGAAGCTTCAGGAAAAATCCAAACAGCTATGCTTATTGCAGCTGCACTTATTGAAGGTATTGGTTTCGCTGCGTTATTCGCTGCGTAA
- a CDS encoding F0F1 ATP synthase subunit B, protein MEKLINDFSFGLFIWQVVIFVGLIFLLKKFAWKPILDAVNEREQGIKNALESAENARNEMQNLQADNQRILQEARAERDAMLKEAREMKEKMVADAKSEAQEQGQKMIDQAKAAIESEKNAAMADLKSQVATLSLSIAEKLLKEELSNKESQTKLVEKMLGDVKLN, encoded by the coding sequence ATGGAGAAGTTAATTAATGATTTTTCGTTTGGTTTATTTATTTGGCAAGTAGTCATTTTTGTTGGATTAATATTCTTATTAAAAAAATTCGCTTGGAAGCCTATTTTAGATGCAGTAAACGAAAGAGAACAGGGTATTAAAAATGCTTTGGAATCTGCCGAAAACGCACGTAACGAAATGCAAAATTTGCAAGCAGATAACCAACGTATTCTTCAAGAGGCAAGAGCAGAACGTGACGCAATGTTGAAAGAGGCTCGAGAAATGAAAGAAAAAATGGTTGCTGATGCAAAAAGTGAAGCACAAGAGCAAGGTCAAAAAATGATTGATCAAGCAAAGGCGGCTATCGAAAGTGAAAAAAATGCAGCGATGGCTGATTTGAAATCACAAGTAGCTACCTTATCATTAAGTATTGCTGAAAAACTATTGAAGGAAGAATTATCTAACAAAGAGTCTCAAACTAAATTAGTGGAGAAAATGTTAGGTGACGTAAAACTGAACTAA